From Solanum stenotomum isolate F172 chromosome 2, ASM1918654v1, whole genome shotgun sequence:
NNNNNNNNNNNNNNNNNNNNNNNNNNNNNNNNNNNNNNNNNNNNNNNNNNNNNNNNNNNNNNNNNNNNNNNNNNNNNNNNNNNNNNNNNNNNNNNNNNNNNNNNNNNNNNNNNNNNNNNNNNNNNNNNNNNNNNNNNNNNNNNNNNNNNNNNNNNNNNNNNNNNNNNNNNNNNNNNNNNNNNNNNNNNNNNNNNNNNNNNNNNNNNNNNNNNNNNNNNNNNNNNNNNNNNNNNNNNNNNNNNNNNNNNNNNNNNNNNNNNNNNNNNNNNNNNNNNNNNNNNNNNNNNNNNNNNNNNNNNNNNNNNNNNNNNNNNNNNNNNNNNNNNNNNNNNNNNNNNNNNNNNNNNNNNNNNNNNNNNNNNNNNNNNNNNNNNNNNNNNNNNNNNNNNNNNNNNNNNNNNNNNNNNNNNNNNNNNNNNNNNNNNNNNNNNNNNNNNNNNNNNNNNNNNNNNNNNNNNNNNNNNNNNNNNNNNNNNNNNNNNNNNNNNNNNNNNNNNNNNNNNNNNNNNNNNNNNNNNNNNNNNNNNNNNNNNNNNNNNNNNNNNNNNNNNNNNNNNNNNNNNNNNNNNNNNNNNNNNNNNNNNNNNNNNNNNNNNNNNNNNNNNNNNNNNNNNNNNNNNNNNNNNNNNNNNNNNNNNNNNNNNNNNNNNNNNNNNNNNNNNNNNNNNNNNNNNNNNNNNNNNNNNNNNNNNNNNNNNNNNNNNNNNNNNNNNNNNNNNNNNNNNNNNNNNNNNNNNNNNNNNNNNNNNNNNNNNNNNNNNNNNNNNNNNNNNNNNNNNNNNNNNNNNNNNNNNNNNNNNNNNNNNNNNNNNNNNNNNNNNNNNNNNNNNNNNNNNNNNNNNNNNNNNNNNNNNNNNNNNNNNNNNNNNNNNNNNNNNNNNNNNNNNNNNNNNNNNNNNNNNNNNNNNNNNNNNNNNNNNNNNNNNNNNNNNNNNNNNNNNNNNNNNNNNNNNNNNNNNNNNNNNNNNNNNNNNNNNNNNNNNNNNNNNNNNNNNNNNNNNNNNNNNNNNNNNNNNNNNNNNNNNNNNNNNNNNNNNNNNNNNNNNNNNNNNNNNNNNNNNNNNNNNNNNNNNNNNNNNNNNNNNNNNNNNNNNNNNNNNNNNNNNNNNNNNNNNNNNNNNNNNNNNNNNNNNNNNNNNNNNNNNNNNNNNNNNNNNNNNNNNNNNNNNNNNNNNNNNNNNNNNNNNNNNNNNNNNNNNNNNNNNNNNNNNNNNNNNNNNNNNNNNNNNNNNNNNNNNNNNNNNNNNNNNNNNNNNNNNNNNNNNNNNNNNNNNNNNNNNNNNNNNNNNNNNNNNNNNNNNNNNNNNNNNNNNNNNNNNNNNNNNNNNNNNNNNNNNNNNNNNNNNNNNNNNNNNNNNNNNNNNNNNNNNNNNNNNNNNNNNNNNNNNNNNNNNNNNNNNNNNNNNNNNNNNNNNNNNNNNNNNNNNNNNNNNNNNNNNNNNNNNNNNNNNNNNNNNNNNNNNNNNNNNNNNNNNNNNNNNNNNNNNNNNNNNNNNNNNNNNNNNNNNNNNNNNNNNNNNNNNNNNNNNNNNNNNNNNNNNNNNNNNNNNNNNNNNNNNNNNNNNNNNNNNNNNNNNNNNNNNNNNNNNNNNNNNNNNNNNNNNNNNNNNNNNNNNNNNNNNNNNNNNNaaaaaaaaaaaaaaagacaaagacCCCACTAGCTCTCTATTTTAAGATTTTTCAAAACACAAATtaataatttccttaattagTGTTGAGTGAGGGTCATGTTTGCTAGTGTTTTGAGATTTATAGGTCTAATTCGAGTATGAATTCCATTCCACAATGCCTTTGAGATGAGATTATAAGTATGCTCTGATGGATGAAAGTAATCCCAAAACAAGTATTCATTGGGCTTTGCACATATCTTGTAACCTTCTTTACCACATTGCAATAATCCTCCAAGTGTTCCATCACCACAACATGCATTAGTCACATCTGAAAATCCTATGTAACAAATCATAATGAGTCAGTTTAGTGGATGtgtggacataaaaaaaaaaaaaactccgaTAGTTCGATTTTACGTAACACTATTTGACTTGACATGGTGTTTCAGGatgtttatgaaaaaaagaaagtgtgTTTTCAGGTAGCTATGGAAATACTgcttttaagaagaaaaaaggggAACTCTTGAAAttaacttgtggtctaaaacatTCATCAAATATCTATGTGTGTGGtagtaaatcatttcattaaaaataaaaggagttactctctctgtttaaaaaagaatgatctagtttgacttgacatgaagtttaagaaaataagaatgaccTCTcaatcttgtggttctaaattaaagttatatcaaatgtaccaaaatgctctttaatcttgtggcatTAAAAatgtcacgtggaaagctgaaattaaagtgttgccaaaaaaagaaagaggtcgttcttttttaaacaaactaaaaagaaaagtatgtcATTTTGATCTGAAACAGACGGAGttaatttttctaattacaGTAAAGTAACATTattttttgggactgactaaatagaaaagtgtcacataaaataagACAGATCgagaaatttaatatttataaaattaaatagtagtATTTGAAGGAGGAGTGAAGAAATGTAAGAAATTACCATAACGTTTAGgattagctttgaagatttgaataatctTGTACACATCTCCATACACAGCAAATGAACCAGGATACTTTGTTGGTATTATTTTTACCAAACTCTCTAACCccatattataatttttgaccattttattCATCTTTCCATAACATTTATCAATTGGTGCACCAGGCAAGAGGGTCCTGGCTGGGACACAACCAACGGGGCCTAACGAAAACAACGCGATTCGACGCGCCCCTAGCTTGCAAATTTGATCAACAAAATTTGTAACTTGAGCTAACATGGCTTGAACATAGGCATCTGGTGTAAGTGTTGGGGCATCAAATGGATAGAAGTAGCTAAAGATGTCATTGGAGCCTGACTCAAAGAAAAAGAGTGATTGTTGGATTTGTTTCTTGGTTATATGGTTTTGTTGGACTAAAGTTTTGAATTGTTGAATTTGATCTTGAATTGGTGTCACTCCCTATATGTATCAAAAGTCAAGAATTAATATCACTAGTTCAAACAAcataatatattcagtgtaatttcaTACGTACCCCTATTTATTGGTGTAGAAAGATTATATTTTCGataaacataaagaaaataaagtcAAGATTGATATATGCGAAAAAGGTTAAGTTATATACCTCGTTAGCTTAAAGAAAGTATACTTAGCATTTGTTTTGAGTGAAGTACTTGACCACTTTCAATTAATTTGCATATGAGGTCAAAATCAATTAATTGTGATAGTTGAGttcaattttgataaaattttggTTTAAAAGAGACATTTATGCACCTCATAATAagctatttaaattttttttttcttcttttttgttgttttttcacTCAAGGTTAGATTTCTACTGTAGGACTTTATTAATTAGGCTTTCCACTTAAGGTTTATTATCACCCTTGTTTATAGGTGACAATCGACACTTCtttgttaaaaaattatcatGTGTTAagaaaaagctaaaaaaaaagaaggaaaaagatatcGCTACTGAACAAGTAGACAAGATGTCGATGTTAACAAGTAGACATACATATTTTTACATGGCATCCTATATGTCCGCACGTGAGATGAATTGATTTATATTGTATCACGTACGACACctatgtctatttgtgcacattCAAAATTGAAGAACGTAAATATCAGATGATGTCAAATTAAAAAGACACAGTTATGTCTTATGCCTATATATTTTGGATTATTACCTAGTGGttaatcacaataaattaataaacgataataacaaaaaactatatgataaatacatccttaattaattaatttcttaccAAATCCTGATTTGTTGTTGATAGAACTCCACTACCAGCACTAGCAAAGTTAATGCCATTTGATGGATACTCTTTTGTACTTCCATTTATTAACTCAAGTTGTGCTTCCAAAAATGGCCTTTGCAAAGGAATCCCAATAAATTGAGCTGCAATATTCCACCAATTTGTAAACGTAACAGAGTCAGAAATTTTACTAACGAGATTAAAAACAATATAAGATTCCCTCACATGAAATTGCAATTTTTGAACCACCTTTAACGCTACAATAAACACTTCCCTCATGCTAATTTATATATACCCtcacaaaagaaagaaaaaaaagactattatttttactttatttacaCGAAATAAATTTTCGAATAAAAAGAATTCGATTAAACCCCCTTCTAGttataagtaataatttaaaatgacaTGATCTTATATTAGAACTAAATTGTTGAACTTGTGATCAAGGATCAAACGTTTATCATCATGTCAAAAGCTATAGCTAATAGCAAAAAAcacaactttatttcttaactaaaTTCACCAAACAAGCATCATGTTCGATCATGACTCCGACCTGAACCAGGACCACTCCAGTCTCACATGTGCCTTGTCTTGCCATAGGCAGGATACTGGCATTACCCAACAATTCCCCTCCCAAGTCCCAACACCTGCCTCAAGCAGAATATTTCTCTTGGAAATCGAGCATCATGTTCGATCATGATTCCGACCAGAACCACTCCAGTCCCGCATGAGCCTTGTCTTGCCATAGGCAGGATACTGGCATTACCCAACAATTCCCCTCCCAAGTCCCAACACCTGCCTCAAGCAGAATATTTCTCTTGGAAATTGAGCATCATATTCGATCATGATTCCGACCAGAACCACTCCAGTCCTGCATGAGCGTTGCCTTGTCATAGGCAGGATAGTGGCATTACCCAACAATTCCCCTCCCAAATCCTAACACCTGCCTCATACAGAATGTTGTTCTTGGGAATCGAACCCACGACTCATAAAATTCGAAAAATGTAGGGAATTATAACAAGAACTTACAAATGAAATCAGCAACAGTTCTTCCATTAGTAAATCTACCAGTTGGATGATGAAAGAAATTGGAACCATAAGGTGGAAAATCAGCTTGTGCTGTGCAATTTTTGTTATAATGATTGTTACCAGCATCAAATATAGAGTCACCAAATATGAAAATTGAAGGAACATTAAATCCCAAAACACAACTAATAATActattaattaccaaaaaagaagcaacaaaaataaatttaatttttttaactctttCCATTATAACTAAATGTGTTATATAGCTTTTAATTTGGAAAATAACATATGGTGTGagttttatttatataagaaaaattagCTAAAAATATGAAACGGAGCACACGAGTTTAGTGCATTATATGACCTaagaaaataacttatttattaTAAAGCTACTGCCAACTACTAGAATTTTTTGTCTATTAGTACTTTATCATTAACTTTAATTCACtttatttataactttttttctttaagtaTGTTGTTTTTAGAAGGTGGTTAGCACATTTTCAaagtcttaaaaaaatataaaatatgtagAGTTTGAAGGAAGATCTTTCTTTATCTTTCGAGATTCATCTTATAATATTAGgtaaaaaagtcaaaataagtaataaattttatgtgtgtttataaaaagaaaattgattctTAAATCCCTTTCAGACTCATATATGTTACGTTGAGGTACAATATAACATTTGTATgacaaaaacttaattttgaaacttatgactttaaacatgtcatgtcataaaaaaaaatctcattaagaaataaatgagagAAGtgtaaagttaattattttcaatcttcttttttttgttgttgaaaacAACCAAAATGATGAATTGGAACAAAAAAGACATTaatagagaagagaaaaaagtttATTTCACTAATTTGGTTTGTATTGCCttatatttttgtgtatataacGTTATAATGCCTCACTTTATCTACCTACGCATGTAGTTACTcgaaaattaattgaattttacCGAAATCAAAGAAATCGAGATAATTGAGACGATTctaaaaaaatctgatttttatcATACACAACATATCatagaataattaaaaaattaatatagtataattttttttaaagaataaccAACcgatcaaatcaaaataaaatttcaaggaCTACACACTctattgtaaaatttcaaaagacaAGTAATTTCTTATTATTGAACAAGAACTTAAATCTTGAATCTGTCTatgttgtttttcttatttgataTAGGCTCAAAAACAACAtgaaaagtaacaaaatataCATATGAACACCAtaacataaattttgaaataaaaagacAAGGACcccactttttattttaaagatttccaaaacacaaattaattttcttaattagtGCTTAATAAGGGTCATGTTGGCTAGTGTTTTGAGATTCACAGGTCGAATTTGAGAATAAGTTCCATTCCACAATGTCTTTGAGATGAGATTATAAGTATGCTCTGATGGATGAAAGTAATCCCAAAACAAGTATTCATTGGGCTTTGCACATAACTTGTAACCTTCTTTACCACATTGCAATGCTCCTCCAAGAGTTCCATCACCACAACATGCATTAGTTACATCTGAAAATCCTATAAATGTGATCATAACAAATCATTATGAGTTAGTTTATAAATCTCTCTAGCCTTGTAATTAGACAGACTTGTATAAATTccactagtttaggagctaattagTTAGATGCAAgctagtttgtaatattacaaATCTTATTAGACTTTGGTTCCtccaaatacatgtatcaaaTCTCTGGATATATGGGGtcaaaattaagtgtaatttgttctagatacactgtatctaagtggattcacatgtatatgTGATACACAAACAAATATCGCTTGCCTTCCTCtcatctcgctcgccactctcctatgtatatgggatacatagacaaatctcaTTTGCCTCTTTTCATGTTTCACAGTATCTTGTAGCAAAAAACATGTATCTAACTTAAAATcttatatgaaattattaagtagtgatataaaatgtaattatttcaaactagaaggaaaattaataaatactccctccatccacttttatttgtcatgttgtgcttttcgaaagtcaatttgacttattttcaaagttaaattagattacattaattcaattttttaaacaaaaaaattagatattcaaaaactatatgaaaagtactatacATTGCatttttttacatatcaatatgatgaaaaaatatatcataaaatgttagtcaaagtttttatagtttgactctaaaaatgaaaagtatgacaattaatagtggacagagggagtataataGGAATGTTTAGGTAATCAAGTAGTTTCTCCTTAAAATTAATTCCCTCTCACTACCAAACCCCATAACATAAAACTCTTGCAAATTAAGATTATTAAAAGAAACAAGAGATTAAATGCATTAGAAAATTAACTAGCATTATTTCTATAGTATATAAAGTAAATGGAACTAAAAAAGTGTAAGAAATTACCATAACTTTGAGGATTAGCTCTAAAATTCTGAACAGTTTTGTACACAGCTCCATACACAGCAAAAGAACTAGGATACttaataggtatcctcttcacCAAATTTTCTAATCCCACATTATAATTCTTCACCATTTTATTCATCTTTCCATAACATTTATCAATTGGTGCACTAGGGTAAGTTTTGGGACATTAAATGGATTGAAATATGTGAATATGTCATTTGAGCCTGATGTGAATATGAAGAGTGATTCTTGaatttgtttcttctttattttgttttgttggaCTAAAGTTTtgaattgttgaagttgttcttgaattggtgTCACTCCCTATATAGGTttcaaatgtaaaaataaataaattagtataGCAATTTATTATTCGATTAATAATATTATACGTTAGAAATTATACTGTGTAGATAGATAAAAGAATgttgatatatttttcttaccaaaccttGATTAGTTGTTTGTAGAACACCACTACCACCACTAGCAAAGTTGATGCCATTTGATGTATAATTTTTCCAATTTCCATTTACTAATTCAAGGACTGGCTTTTGCATAGGAATCCCAATAAATTCACCTACATGCAATTTTTCATCAAACTAAAtataagtaataaaaaaattaattgcttACGATATTCAGATcttaatacaatatttttactCACAAATAAAGTCGGTGACGGTTCGACCATTAGTAAATCTACCAGTTGGATGGTGAAAGAAATTGGAACCATAAGGTGTAAAATTAGCTTGTACTGAGCAGTTgttattgaattgattgttaCCAGCATCAATTATAGAATCTCCAAATATGAAAATTGAATGAACATTAAATCCCAAAACACAACTAATATTACTactaattaccaaaaaataggcaacaaacataaatttaaatatttttactctcTCCATAACTACAAGTAGCTAATATATATTTGGTACAAAAGAGAGAATAataattagatatatatagAATAGATGGTACGAGTTTAGTGCATGCATGCGTAGGGGTAATCTTTATAAATGCTTATCGGGCGGATCGAACGGATAATGTGTCATTGTCATCCGTTTGATCCGCCTGATAGGAACACCCCCACTAGttataaagataatattttctctGTTCCAAGTTATAtgacacatttttctttttaatcgaTCCAAAAGAAATGATACATTTTCTTATTTGACAAACGTTTAAGGATACCATcaacatttttagtaatattagATCTCACTTATTTGGCAAGAAAGTCCATAAAGGTGTACTTttctattaaatttatttatttattttagaggtAATTATGTAGTATTACAAAgttctttcatattttttaaactctGCGTTGAGTCAAACTACGTCAAATAAAATGAACTAAGTAAGTACTTGTCTACTGCCAACAGCTACtaacattttttgttttctagtactcaaatatttaatttccctttgtttgtttctttaatttatttggtAGATAACCTTATTGATGAGATATAGATGTCTTCATTTGATTTTGTATCAAAAAGAACAGTTTGTCATTTTTAGAGGGTGGTTAGCAAGTATTACGTATTACAAGAGAAAAAGTCAAATTTGACTTGAGCATGAGCTttttctcaaacgaaaatgatataaatgaaccttttttcaaaattcgataacatatttgagtcttttccctGTTCGATTTGGTAAGCAAACCTATAACAAGAGGCCATGGGACAAAGTTGTTTTACAAAACcaccattaaaaaataatgacatgaatgagcATGTTTTGTAACCACAATGGCATAAATAAGACAAATTTTTAACAGATGACATATCAAATTACTATTGGTATATGCAAGACCAACAAATAGACCCACAAAAAAATAAGATCACATTTTTTCTTAATCATTCACGAGATATCAGATCTCATAGAGTTCCAAAATTATTGATCTTGTAGTTTAGGTAATCAATTTTACAAGGAGATACCCTGTACATGTGTGCTTCATT
This genomic window contains:
- the LOC125856265 gene encoding GDSL esterase/lipase 6-like, with protein sequence MERVKKIKFIFVASFLVINSIISCVLGFNVPSIFIFGDSIFDAGNNHYNKNCTAQADFPPYGSNFFHHPTGRFTNGRTVADFISQFIGIPLQRPFLEAQLELINGSTKEYPSNGINFASAGSGVLSTTNQDLGVTPIQDQIQQFKTLVQQNHITKKQIQQSLFFFESGSNDIFSYFYPFDAPTLTPDAYVQAMLAQVTNFVDQICKLGARRIALFSLGPVGCVPARTLLPGAPIDKCYGKMNKMVKNYNMGLESLVKIIPTKYPGSFAVYGDVYKIIQIFKANPKRYGFSDVTNACCGDGTLGGLLQCGKEGYKICAKPNEYLFWDYFHPSEHTYNLISKALWNGIHTRIRPINLKTLANMTLTQH